The Cloacibacterium sp. TD35 region GAACTTGGTTTATTAAAATAAAAAATAGAAAAAATACTTATGGAGCAGACTTTTTTTGTCTGCTCTTTTTTTTGTAATTTAGGATAAAAATTTTATCCATTGAAAAAACTAATTCCATTTTTAATTTTAACCATTATACTTTCGTGCACCAAAAAAAATTCAGAATCAGACTCATCTAAAAATAAAATTTATTTAAAAGCCTCAGACTATAGAGATGCTGGTGAAAAAGATTCTGCATATGTTTATTATGCCCTTGCTAAAAGTGAGTTTTTGAGAAAAAACGACTCGCTTTTTGCTGCAAAATGTTTAATAAACATGGCCATTATCCAAACAGATCAAGGAGATCATTTTGGTGGAATAGAAACTTCCCTAGAAGCCGAAAAAATGCTGAAAAAAAATGACAGCATTACCAAACAGCTTAAATCATCTAATTATAATAACTTGGCTTTGGCTAGCGCAAAACAAGAAAACTATAAAAACGCTGAAAAATATTATGATTTAGCCCTTCAAAATTCCTCCGAGCAAGAATCTCAATACATCTATTATAACAATATTGCGAATAACTATTTGGATTTAAAGAACTTCGCAAAGGCAAAAGAATTTTACAACAAAGCTTTAAAAACAAAAGATAGTCTTTCTTACGCTAGAACGCTCAATAATCTTGGCAGGTGTTTGCTCATCGAAAATAAAAACATTAATGTCTTAAACTATTTTTTACAATCACTTAAAATCAGAGAATCTAAAGAAGATTACTGGGGGCTGAATTCTAGCTATGCCACTCTTTCTGATTATTACAAAGAAAAAGACCCTCAAAAAGCACTTTTCTACGCAGGAAAAATGTATACAATTGCTCAAAAAATAAAAAGTCCTGATGATAGATTAGAAGCTCTAGAAAAATTAATTTTCCTAGAAAAGTCAGACCATTCAAAAAAATATTTTTCGGAATATCAAAAACTCAATGACAGCCTGCAAACCTCAAGAGCAAAAGCTAAAAACCAATTTGCACTGATTCGCTACGAAACCGAAAAAGCCAAAACCGAAAATATAGAAAACGAGAATCACATCTTTAGACAAAAAGTAGCGATTACATTTCTTATTATAGGTTTAATTACAGGATTATTTTGGTACATGAGAAGGAAAAAAAGATTAGAACAAGAAAAAGAAATTGAAATAAAAAACACGCAGATAAAATATTCTAAAAAAATACATGATGTAGTAGCCAATGGACTTTACCAAACCATGATTGAAGTAGAGAATCAAGATAAACTAGACAAAGAAAAGCTACTCAACAAATTAGAAAAAATGTATGAAGAGTCCAGAGATATTGCACATGAAGAACTCTACGAAAAAGCAGAGAAAGATTTTTCGGTAAAACTTTTTGAAATGATTTCTTCTTATTCTTCACCACAGCAAAAAGTTCTAGTTATAGGAAATGAGCAAAATATTTGGCAGAATATTTCTAAGAATGCACAATCAGAGATTTTTTATTCAATCAGAGAGCTTATGATTAACATGAAAAAACACAGTCAAGCTACCCTAGTTTCCGTTAAATTTGAAAAATCTGAAAATATTTTGAAAATAAAATACAGTGACAATGGCCTTGGAATGGACAATATAGAAAACAAAAAAATTTCCGGGATTAAAAATACGGAAAACCGTATTGAATCCATTGGCGGAGATATTAACTTTGAGAAAAATATAAATAAAGGATTACTGGTAAATATTTCTATTCCAATACTTTAAAAAATGTTTAGCAAAATACTAATAGCCGAAGACCACGAAATTAGAAATCTAGGAGTCATCAAAACTCTAGAAGAATTACAAATTAAAAACTATGAATTTGTAAGCTACTGTGATGACGCAATTACTAAATTAAAAACTGCAATTTCAGAAGAAAACCCATATGATTTACTGATTACCGATTTATCTTTTGATGGGGATTCTCGCGTACAAAAACTCACTTCTGGTCAGGAGCTTATCACCGAAGTAAGACAATTACTGCCCGATATTAAAATCATCGCTTTTTCTATCGAGAAAAAACCTTCAATCATTGATGAACTTTTTAAAAAACACCATATCAATGGCTTTGTGAGCAAAGGTAGAAATGACGCCAAAGAATTAAAAAACGCCATCAAAAAAGTATATGAGGATAAAATTGTTATTCCTCAAGAAATTATTAATTCTATTAGGAATAATTCATTTGAATTTACCAATTATGACGTGCATTTAGTAGAGCTTTTGGCTAAAGGATGGCGTCAACAAGAAATAGAAGATCATTTTAAAAGCAACCATATAAAGCCTGATAGCAGAAGTTCTATAGAAAAACGTTTGAGTGAATTGCGTGAAAATTTAGATGCCAAAAACAATATAGAAATGGTAGTGATTTGCAAAGATTTAGGGATTATTTAGCTTCATTAAATACAATCCTTTAATTTATTAATCTGATAATGATAATAAAAATATAGAAGGAATATGAAATTCTCAAAAAGCCACATATTAAAATTTTTTGCTTCATTTATTTACTTCGTTTTTATGATGTCTAATTTTGCATTAGTTGCAGAAATTATCTTGAATTTGGTTATTAGGAACAAAGTTTTTAATGCTAACATTCTCTATTTTTTCTTTATTGCTTTGAGCTTTCTACTCATCATTTTACAATACAGAATTCAATTAGAGAAAAAAACTTCACCATAAAGTTCTATTAACTAATTAACTAATTTATACTTTAAAAATATAATTTATTGAAAATTACGGAAAACCGTAATGAAATAAATTTTAATCAGAATATCTTTGCAGGAGTAATCTTCTTTATACTCGATTTTAACGGATGCAAAAAAAATTACTTATTAGACTAATAACTATTTTTTATATTACAACACATTTGCATTCTGAGTAAAGTAAGTTTTAAACGGGGAATGGTGGGAGCAATCTCACCATTTATTTTATAGCTTATGTTTTGGAGATTTTAATCTAAAGCAAAAGAAGAAAACACGAACGAAAAAAGAATGGCGAGAAATTATTTTCTCGCCATTTCTGTATGTGGAATATCATCTTCCAAATATTTTTTCCCTGTATCTTGGAATCCAAAATCACTATAAAATTTAATGAGATAATCTTGTGCAGAAATTCTGCATTCTGTAGTATTAAATCTAGTTTTTATAGCTTCTAAAGCAAAACTGATAAGGGTTTTTCCTAGTTTTAAATTTCTGAAATCAGGATGCGTCAGAACTCTTCCAATAGAAGTTTCTGGATATTTTATCCCTTCGGGGAAAATCCTGCAATATGCAACCACTTTTCCTTCTTTTTCAGCAAAAATATGAAGCGCTTTCTGGTCATAACCATCAGCATCTAAGTAATAACAAGTTTGCTCTACCACGAAAACCTCTTGTCTCACTTTCAAAATTTCATACAACTCATGAATAGATAACTCTTCGAATGATTTTATTTTCCAGATAATGTCTTTCATTTTAATAGAAATCTTTAAGCTTATAAACTCTTTTTAGGAGAACTTCACTTTATTTTTAACCAAATAAACATTAGTTTTTTCGATGAATTTCAGAATTTCATCACCACCCATTTTCTTTTCGGCAGAAGTAATATAAATATCAGGTAAATCTTCCCAAGTTTCTAGAAGTTTGGTTTTATATACTTCTACATTTCTGTCGGCAGCTCCAGGTTTTAGCTTATCTTGTTTCGTGAAAACAATAGAAAACGGCACGCCATTTTCTCCGCACCATTCCATAAATTCTAAATCTATTTTTTGGGGAGTATGTCTTATATCAACTAAAACAAAAAGGTTTACCAAATTTTTTCTATTCAGAATATAATTGGTGATGAGTTTTTCAAAATCTTTTCTCAAACTTTTAGAAACTTTAGCATAACCATAGCCAGGTAAATCGGTAAGATACCAATTTTCATTTACCAAAAAATGGTTAATCAGCTGTGTTTTCCCAGGAGTTTGAGAGGTTTTTGCCAAATCTTTATGATTCATAATGGCATTGATTAACGAAGATTTCCCCACGTTACTTCTCCCGATAAAAGCATATTCAGGAATCGTAGGTTCTGGGCACTCTTGCCATTTCCCACTAGATTTTACAAAGTTTACAGTCTTTACTATCATATTCAAAAAATGGAAGCTTTTCAACTTCCATCATTATTTTTTCAACTTAATTCTAAATTTTATCTTTTAACCAGTTGTAAAGAATTTCATTAAACTCTTCTGGTTTTTCCATCATCGCAGCGTGACCGCATTCATCTAACCAGAACAAGTCTGAATTAGGAATTTGCCTATCCATTTCTTCTGCCACATCTGGTGGAGTTACTCCATCTTGTTTTCCCCAAATAATACAAGTTGGCTGTTTTATTTTTGGCAAATCATGGAGCATGTTATGCTTAATAGCACTTTTCGCTAAAAGCACTGTTTTAATGCCTTTCATTCTATCATTTACCACTGCGAAAACCTCATCTACTAATTCATCTGTAGCTACTTTCGGGTCAAAGAAAACTTCTTCTGTTTTCTTTTTGATATAGTCTCTGTCACCTCTTCTTGGAAAGGTTTCTCCAAAACTTTTTTCGTATAAACCAGAACTTCCTGTTAAAACTAAAGAATGGACTAACTCTGGATTAGCTAATGTTAGAATAAGGCCAATATGGCCTCCCATAGAATTCCCCATTAAAGTTACGGGTTGTCCTATTTTATCTTTTATAAATCTTGCTACATATTTTGCAATGCTGGTAAGATTAGTATTCAGCACTGGCAAATCATAAATAGGAAGCTGCGGAACATAAACTTTGTAACCTTTTTCTGAGAAATAAGTAATCATTTTATCAAAATTACTTAAGCCTCCCATCAATCCATGTAGAAGTACCATAGGATGACCTTCTCCGCTTTCTATAAATGTATATTTCTTCTCCTTTTTGGTATTAAAAATCATATAAAGTATCTGTCAAACGCAAAAATACAAAAAAAATAGAATTTTGACCCGTTTTTATCATGTTAATTTCATTTAATACATATCAATTACCCTTACATCTAGCCTTATATAACATCCTTTCATTAACATTTTACTAATCAATCAGTTAGCTACAAAAAGCTCTGCGATTAAAAAGTTATCAACATTAAGTTAAAAAGTGGGAAAAAGTGGGAAATTTTAGAAAATAATAAATAAATTTGCTCCAAATGATTCATTTCTACGAAACATATGAATGCAAGATTGATGACAAAGGCAGAATAAAGCTTCCTTCGTCATTAGTAAAACTATTGCAAAGTTCTGAAGATAAGAACTTTGTAATTAAGCGTGCTGTGTTTCAGAATTGCTTAGAAGTTTACCCGATGCAGCCTTGGGAAAAACTGATGAAAAAGATAAACGGACTGAACCGTTTCGTGAAAAAGAATGCAGATTTCATCAGAATGTTTACCGCCGGTGTAAAAAACGTAGAGCTAGATTCTTCTGAGAGAATTCTTATTCCAAAAGATTTAAAACAATTTGCCAACCTTCATAAAGAAATCGTGATTTCTGGGGCGGGTGAACTGTTTGAAATTTGGGATAAAGAAGCGTATGAAAAAGTAATTGCTACCAACGAAGTTGATTTCGGGAAACTAACCGAAGAGGTGATGGGCGAAATCAATTTTGACGAAGAATAATCTCTACACCTCAATTTTATAATTTTTTAAATCTAATAGAATGTATCACAATCCTGTATTATTAAAGGAAAGTATAGACGCTCTCATCACTAATCCTGATGGAGTTTACGTAGATGTAACTTTCGGAGGAGGCGGGCATTCTCGTGAAATATTAAAAAGACTTTCCAGCAAAGGAAAATTATACAGCTTCGATCAAGATTTAGACGCACTCAACAATTCAATTGATGATGAGAGATTTACATTAATCAATCAGAATTTTAGATTTTTAGAAAACTCACTATTGATGTACGGAGTTACCGAAGTAGACGGAATTTTAGGAGATTTAGGCGTTTCTTCTCATCAATTTGATGCTGCAGAACGTGGTTTTTCTACCAGAAGTGATGCGCCTCTAGACATGAGAATGAACGTGATGCAACATCTAGATGCCAAAAAAATAGTAAATGAATATGAAGAAGAACATTTGGCAGATATTTTCTACTACTATGGTGAAATAAGAGAAGCCAGAAAACTGGCGAGAGAAATTGTACACGCTAGAAAATCAAAGGAAATTGTAACGACTCAAGATTTAAAAAATGTGTTCAGTTATATTCCACAATTTAAGCAAAATAAATTTTTTGCACAGTTATTCCAAGCGATTAGAATAGAGGTAAACCAAGAGCTAGAAGTTTTAAAAGAAATGTTGCTACAATCTTATAAAATCTTGAAAAAAGAAGGAAGATTAGTGGTGATTTCTTATCATTCCTTAGAAGACAGACTGGTAAAGCGCTTTCTAAAAAACGGAATGTTCGAAGGCGAACCAGAACGCGATATTTATGGAAATTATGCTAAAGCTTTTGAATTGTTAAAAAGCAAAGCCATCATTCCAACAGAAGAAGAAATAGAAGAAAATTCTAGAGCAAGAAGCGCTAAAATGCGAGTAGGAATTAAATTATAATTAAAATCAGACAAAGTCTGTGGCAAAAAGAGTAACATATAATAAAAAACCGAAGAAACTTACTTTCATGGATATCATGAAGGGGAATTTCTTAAACCGTGATGAAGTAAAAGTTCATTACAAATATTTTTTACTCATTTTTTCCTTGTTAATGATTATGATTTATAGCAATCACTTGGTCAACAAAAAAATAGAAACCGTAAATCAACTTAAAGAACAGGCAGAAGAATATAAATCTAGAAATGCTTACGCACAGAGTAGATTGATTAAAGTAAGAATGGAAAGTGAGCTAAGCAAAGAAATGGAAGAAGATTCTCTGATGTCTTTAGAAAACCATCCACATAAACTTTTAATAAAAGTAGACAGTTTAGAAAATGGCAATGAATAGTAATGAATATGATATCAAACGCGGCAGAGCGTTAAAATGGGGTTACCTTTTTGCAGGGGTAGCTTTCATCGTATTTGTTATGTTTCTGACAAGAATTATTTTTTTACAAAATACCAATGTAGAAGAATTTGAAGACAATTATATCAGTAAGAATTACAGAGAAGCCACTTTAAAAGCTGCTCGTGGAAACCTTTTTGCGTCAGATGGTTCTATTTTAGCAACCACTGTAATGAGATACGATGCATATATCGATTTTAAAACCATCAAGGATTCTGTTTACGATAATAATATTGGCGCATTAACTGATTCTTTGAGCCAAATGTTTGGTAAACCAAGGGTTCATTACAGAAAAATCTTTGACGAACAAAAAAAGAAAAAAAATCAATATTTTTCTTTGGTAAGAGGTTTAGACTTCGACCAATATGACAGAATTAAAAAATTCCCGATTTTCAGTAAAAAAGATAAAAAAACAGGGAAATTTAAGAAAAACAGATGTTTAATTATCGATAGAAAATTCCGCAGAGAACTGGCAACTGCTCAAATTGGTGCAGGAACAATAGGAATGGATAACGAGATTGGAAAATCTGGACTTGAAGGCGCTTTTTCTAAATATCTTTCCGGAACAGACGGAAAAAGATTAGAGCAAAGAATCAATTCATCTCAGTGGAAACCAATTGATTATTGGAAAGTACAAGATCCTATAGACGGTCAAGATGTTTACACCACAATAGATTTAAGAATTCAAGATATTGCCCATTCTGCTCTAGAAAAACAATTGTTACACTATGAAGCAGATCATGGTTCAGTTCTCGTAATGGAAGCTGCCACTGGCAAAGTAAGAGCCATGGTAAACCTTAGAAGAAATGAAGAGGGAAATTATATAGACGCTTACAATTACGCGCTGAAAGATGCTACAGAACCAGGTTCTACATTTAAGACGGTTTCGCTTTTGGCTGCAATGGACGATGGTTTCATAGATGAAAATACCAAAATCAACATTGGTGGAATTTCTTGGACTTATTATAGTCAGAGAATTACAGATTCTCACGCAGGTGGAACGTATGACATCAGTGATATTTTAGCACAATCAAGTAACATTGGTGCGGCAAAAATCATCACCCAGCATTATGCAGATAAACCAGATGTTTTCTTAAAACATTTGAAGAGATGGAAACTTTTTGAAAAATTAGAAATCGAACTTCCAGGTGTTACCAAACCTTCAATTGTAACACCAGAAAATAAAAGATGGAACAAGGCAACATTGGCTTCTCTAGGATATGGTTATAGCGTGAGCCTCAATTTATTACAGCTTACCACTTTCTATAACGGAATTGCCAATAAAGGAAAAATGGTGAAACCGCTTTTCATAGAAAAAATCATGAAAGACGGTAAGGTTTCTTATCAAGCAGAACCTCAGGTTTTAGTAGATAAAATGGCTTCTACTGAGGCTATTAATCTAATGACTGCGATGCTTACCAAAGCGGTAGAAAAAGGAACAGCAAAAAGTATTTTCACTCCAAACATCAAATTGGCAGGAAAAACTGGAACCGCAAGGTTTGAATATTGGAAACCAGGACCAACAAAATATCAGGCGAGTTTTGCAGGGTTTTTTCCAGCTGATAATCCTAAATATACTTGTATAGTAATGGTAAACCAACCAAACACTTCAAAAGGATATTATGGATCCGTGGTTTCGGCGCCAGTTTTTAAAGAAATTGCAGGAAAAGTGTTCCTTAAAACACCGCTGAATGTAGAAAAAGAGCTTTTAGTAGATAAAAAGGTGAACCTTAATAAAATGCTAGAACCCAATGTAAAGGTAAATGTGAAAAACGGAGTTCTGCCTAATCTAAAAGGTTTAATGGGGAAAAACATTATTCCTCAATTAGAAAACCAAGGATACCGAGTTGATTATAAAGGTGTTGGGAAAATAAAAAATCAGTTCCCAATGGCTGGAACTGTCATTAATAAAAACCAAAGAATTTATTTGGAATTACAGAATTAAAATGATTTTATCAGAATTATTACATAAAATTCCCGTTTTAGAAACTTTTGAAAATTTAAATTCTGAGGTTTCAGAACTCGTTTTCGATAGCAGAAAAGTTACCGAAGGTTCGCTCTATGTTGCTATAAAAGGAACCGTTTCAGACGGACATTCTTATATTTCTTCGGCGATTGAAAAGGGAGCGAAAACAATTGTTTGCGAAGTTTTACCCGAAAATTTAATCGATGGAATTAACTATATTCAAGTTAAAAATTCATCTAAAGCTTTAGGCAAACTTGCTTCTAATTTTTATGGAAATCCTTCTGAAAATCTAAAGTTAATCGGAATTACAGGCACCAACGGAAAAACCACCGCTTCTACTCTACTTTTTGATATTTTCAAAAATTTAGGTTACCAAAGCGCACTCATTTCTACCGTAGAGTACAGAATTGGAGATGAAATCATTCCATCTACACATACCACTCCAGATGTAATTCGTTTGAACCAAATGTTGGCAAAAGCTGTAGAAAACGGTTGCGAATATGCTTTTATGGAAGTTTCTTCACACGGAATTCATCAAGACAGAATTGAGGGTTTACACTTTGCTGTAGCGGGTTTCACCAATCTTACTCATGATCATCTTGATTATCATAAAACGTTTGAAGAATATCTTAAAACCAAAAAAAGATTCTTCGATGAGTTGCCAGAATCTGCAGTAGCGATTACCAATGCTGATGATAAAAACGGTGATGTAATGCTACAAAATACCAAAGCGAAAAAGAAAGATTACGCTTTGAAAACTTTGGCAGATTATCATGGGAAAATTTTGGAAGTAGACTTCAATGGAATGCTTCTGAATTTCAACGGAAAAGAATTTTGGACGACTTTAACGGGGAAATTCAATGTTTATAATTTACTTCTAGCTTTTGCTATTTCAGTGGAATTAGGATTCAATGAAGAAGAAGTTTTACAAGCGATTTCAACTCTAAAAAGAGTAAACGGAAGATTTGAAACCATAAAATCTGATGGCGGAATTTTCTTCATCGTAGATTATGCTCACACTCCAGATGCTTTGGAAAATGTATTAGATTCTATCAACGAAATCAGAACCAAAAACGAAAGATTAATCACTGTTTTCGGTTGTGGCGGAGACAGAGATCAAGCAAAGAGACCAGAAATGGGAAAAATTGCAACCAGAAAATCTACTTTGGCCATTATTACCACAGACAATCCGAGAACTGAAAATCCTCAAGATATTATCAAAGAAATTGAGGCGGGTGTAGAACCGCAGAATTTCAGCAAATACACTTCTATTCCAGACAGAAGAGAAGCGATAAAAATGGCGATAAAATTCGCTGAGCCTAAAGATATTGTTCTCGTAGCAGGAAAAGGCCACGAAACGTATCAAGAAATCAATGGAGTGAGACATCATTTTGATGATAAAGAAACGATTGTAGAGTTATATAAATTAATGAGTAAATAATTTTAAAGGCAAAGAAAAATTCAAAGCGTTTAAAATCTAAAACTAGAAAATATGTTGTACTATCTATACGAATATCTTACCAATCACGGAATTCACATTCCTGGATTAAACTTACTGAAATACATCTCTTTCAGAGCGGCTTTTGCTGTGCTTTTTTCATTGCTGATTGCTCTGGTTTATGGTAAAAAAATCATCAATTATCTGCGTAACAAACAGATGGGAGAATTGGTAAGAGATCTCGGGTTAGAAGGACAAAAACAAAAAGAGGGTACACCAACTATGGGAGGCTTAATCATCATTTTTGCCACCATTATTCCTGTACTTTTATTTACAAAATTTAATATTTACGTTCTTCTGTTGATTGTTTCCATGCTTTGGATGGGCGCCATCGGCTTTATAGACGATTATCTCAAAAAAGTAAAGAAAAATAAAGACGGCTTAAGCGGAATTTTTAAAATTATAGGACAAGTTGGTTTAGGATTAATCGTAGGAGTAACCATGTATTTTCACCCAGACATTACCATCAAAAGAAAATATGCTGATGCTCACGAAATCAACAGAACAAGCGTTTCTCAAAACTTTGCTCCAGCAGAAAGAGAAACCATTTCCACTGTTCCATTTATGAAAAACAATGAGTTTGATTACAGCAAAATTCTTTTCTGGATGGACGAATCTTCACAAGAAGAATGGGCTTGGATTATTTTTATCCCACTGGTAATTTTCATTGTGACAGCGGTTTCTAATGGAGCCAATATTACAGACGGAATTGATGGACTTGCTGCAGGAACAAGTGTGGTGATTTTAGGAACACTTGCATTTTTTGCCTATCTATCTGGAAACATCATTTTCGCTGATTATCTGAATATTATGTTCCTACCAAACATGGGAGAAACCACCATTTTCGCAGTTGCTTTAATTGGAGCAACCATAGGATTTTTCTGGTACAACACTTATCCAGCTCAAGTTTTTATGGGCGACACTGGTAGTTTGATGTTAGGAGGTGTAATTGCTGTTTTGGCAATTATTTTAAGAAAAGAATTATTGATTCCAGTTTTATGTGGAATTTTCTTAATCGAAAATCTTTCAGTAATGCTGCAAGTAGCGGTTTTTAAATACAGAAAGAAAAAGTACGGATTAGAGTACGCTCAGAATAACAGATTGTTTAAAATGTCTCCACTTCATCACCATTATCAGAAAAGTGGTTTCCATGAAAGCAAAATTGTTAACAGAATGATTATCATAGGAGTTATGTTGGCGATTATTTGTTTAATAACACTGAAAATTAGATAAAAATTAAGTTCCACAGGAACGAAAGATATTATAACGTTGG contains the following coding sequences:
- a CDS encoding tetratricopeptide repeat protein, with translation MKKLIPFLILTIILSCTKKNSESDSSKNKIYLKASDYRDAGEKDSAYVYYALAKSEFLRKNDSLFAAKCLINMAIIQTDQGDHFGGIETSLEAEKMLKKNDSITKQLKSSNYNNLALASAKQENYKNAEKYYDLALQNSSEQESQYIYYNNIANNYLDLKNFAKAKEFYNKALKTKDSLSYARTLNNLGRCLLIENKNINVLNYFLQSLKIRESKEDYWGLNSSYATLSDYYKEKDPQKALFYAGKMYTIAQKIKSPDDRLEALEKLIFLEKSDHSKKYFSEYQKLNDSLQTSRAKAKNQFALIRYETEKAKTENIENENHIFRQKVAITFLIIGLITGLFWYMRRKKRLEQEKEIEIKNTQIKYSKKIHDVVANGLYQTMIEVENQDKLDKEKLLNKLEKMYEESRDIAHEELYEKAEKDFSVKLFEMISSYSSPQQKVLVIGNEQNIWQNISKNAQSEIFYSIRELMINMKKHSQATLVSVKFEKSENILKIKYSDNGLGMDNIENKKISGIKNTENRIESIGGDINFEKNINKGLLVNISIPIL
- a CDS encoding response regulator; the protein is MFSKILIAEDHEIRNLGVIKTLEELQIKNYEFVSYCDDAITKLKTAISEENPYDLLITDLSFDGDSRVQKLTSGQELITEVRQLLPDIKIIAFSIEKKPSIIDELFKKHHINGFVSKGRNDAKELKNAIKKVYEDKIVIPQEIINSIRNNSFEFTNYDVHLVELLAKGWRQQEIEDHFKSNHIKPDSRSSIEKRLSELRENLDAKNNIEMVVICKDLGII
- a CDS encoding GNAT family N-acetyltransferase, with the translated sequence MKDIIWKIKSFEELSIHELYEILKVRQEVFVVEQTCYYLDADGYDQKALHIFAEKEGKVVAYCRIFPEGIKYPETSIGRVLTHPDFRNLKLGKTLISFALEAIKTRFNTTECRISAQDYLIKFYSDFGFQDTGKKYLEDDIPHTEMARK
- the yihA gene encoding ribosome biogenesis GTP-binding protein YihA/YsxC, encoding MIVKTVNFVKSSGKWQECPEPTIPEYAFIGRSNVGKSSLINAIMNHKDLAKTSQTPGKTQLINHFLVNENWYLTDLPGYGYAKVSKSLRKDFEKLITNYILNRKNLVNLFVLVDIRHTPQKIDLEFMEWCGENGVPFSIVFTKQDKLKPGAADRNVEVYKTKLLETWEDLPDIYITSAEKKMGGDEILKFIEKTNVYLVKNKVKFS
- a CDS encoding alpha/beta fold hydrolase, which encodes MIFNTKKEKKYTFIESGEGHPMVLLHGLMGGLSNFDKMITYFSEKGYKVYVPQLPIYDLPVLNTNLTSIAKYVARFIKDKIGQPVTLMGNSMGGHIGLILTLANPELVHSLVLTGSSGLYEKSFGETFPRRGDRDYIKKKTEEVFFDPKVATDELVDEVFAVVNDRMKGIKTVLLAKSAIKHNMLHDLPKIKQPTCIIWGKQDGVTPPDVAEEMDRQIPNSDLFWLDECGHAAMMEKPEEFNEILYNWLKDKI
- the mraZ gene encoding division/cell wall cluster transcriptional repressor MraZ; its protein translation is MIHFYETYECKIDDKGRIKLPSSLVKLLQSSEDKNFVIKRAVFQNCLEVYPMQPWEKLMKKINGLNRFVKKNADFIRMFTAGVKNVELDSSERILIPKDLKQFANLHKEIVISGAGELFEIWDKEAYEKVIATNEVDFGKLTEEVMGEINFDEE
- the rsmH gene encoding 16S rRNA (cytosine(1402)-N(4))-methyltransferase RsmH; the protein is MYHNPVLLKESIDALITNPDGVYVDVTFGGGGHSREILKRLSSKGKLYSFDQDLDALNNSIDDERFTLINQNFRFLENSLLMYGVTEVDGILGDLGVSSHQFDAAERGFSTRSDAPLDMRMNVMQHLDAKKIVNEYEEEHLADIFYYYGEIREARKLAREIVHARKSKEIVTTQDLKNVFSYIPQFKQNKFFAQLFQAIRIEVNQELEVLKEMLLQSYKILKKEGRLVVISYHSLEDRLVKRFLKNGMFEGEPERDIYGNYAKAFELLKSKAIIPTEEEIEENSRARSAKMRVGIKL
- a CDS encoding FtsL-like putative cell division protein, with translation MAKRVTYNKKPKKLTFMDIMKGNFLNRDEVKVHYKYFLLIFSLLMIMIYSNHLVNKKIETVNQLKEQAEEYKSRNAYAQSRLIKVRMESELSKEMEEDSLMSLENHPHKLLIKVDSLENGNE
- a CDS encoding penicillin-binding transpeptidase domain-containing protein, with translation MAMNSNEYDIKRGRALKWGYLFAGVAFIVFVMFLTRIIFLQNTNVEEFEDNYISKNYREATLKAARGNLFASDGSILATTVMRYDAYIDFKTIKDSVYDNNIGALTDSLSQMFGKPRVHYRKIFDEQKKKKNQYFSLVRGLDFDQYDRIKKFPIFSKKDKKTGKFKKNRCLIIDRKFRRELATAQIGAGTIGMDNEIGKSGLEGAFSKYLSGTDGKRLEQRINSSQWKPIDYWKVQDPIDGQDVYTTIDLRIQDIAHSALEKQLLHYEADHGSVLVMEAATGKVRAMVNLRRNEEGNYIDAYNYALKDATEPGSTFKTVSLLAAMDDGFIDENTKINIGGISWTYYSQRITDSHAGGTYDISDILAQSSNIGAAKIITQHYADKPDVFLKHLKRWKLFEKLEIELPGVTKPSIVTPENKRWNKATLASLGYGYSVSLNLLQLTTFYNGIANKGKMVKPLFIEKIMKDGKVSYQAEPQVLVDKMASTEAINLMTAMLTKAVEKGTAKSIFTPNIKLAGKTGTARFEYWKPGPTKYQASFAGFFPADNPKYTCIVMVNQPNTSKGYYGSVVSAPVFKEIAGKVFLKTPLNVEKELLVDKKVNLNKMLEPNVKVNVKNGVLPNLKGLMGKNIIPQLENQGYRVDYKGVGKIKNQFPMAGTVINKNQRIYLELQN
- a CDS encoding UDP-N-acetylmuramoyl-L-alanyl-D-glutamate--2,6-diaminopimelate ligase encodes the protein MILSELLHKIPVLETFENLNSEVSELVFDSRKVTEGSLYVAIKGTVSDGHSYISSAIEKGAKTIVCEVLPENLIDGINYIQVKNSSKALGKLASNFYGNPSENLKLIGITGTNGKTTASTLLFDIFKNLGYQSALISTVEYRIGDEIIPSTHTTPDVIRLNQMLAKAVENGCEYAFMEVSSHGIHQDRIEGLHFAVAGFTNLTHDHLDYHKTFEEYLKTKKRFFDELPESAVAITNADDKNGDVMLQNTKAKKKDYALKTLADYHGKILEVDFNGMLLNFNGKEFWTTLTGKFNVYNLLLAFAISVELGFNEEEVLQAISTLKRVNGRFETIKSDGGIFFIVDYAHTPDALENVLDSINEIRTKNERLITVFGCGGDRDQAKRPEMGKIATRKSTLAIITTDNPRTENPQDIIKEIEAGVEPQNFSKYTSIPDRREAIKMAIKFAEPKDIVLVAGKGHETYQEINGVRHHFDDKETIVELYKLMSK